From Deinococcus aestuarii, one genomic window encodes:
- a CDS encoding M23 family metallopeptidase — protein MRRLLRLVIVLALLAGAAYLLWPYLENARRYSALLAAPSPAEGSLPNPLPGQSFVDTWGAARSEGRRHEGVDIFAPRDTPIRATTPGVVLNVGENRLGGRTVMILGPGGQRHYYAHLERYADVREGGWVEAGDVIGYVGDSGNARGTPPHLHYGIYAAGGAINPYPFLQREDRSGPPRRQDHAFAAADRNLGAEQARVREQAVAFGVAAVQ, from the coding sequence GTGCGCCGTCTGCTCCGCCTCGTGATCGTCCTCGCCCTGCTCGCGGGGGCCGCCTATCTGCTGTGGCCGTACCTGGAGAATGCTCGGCGCTACTCGGCCCTGCTCGCCGCGCCCAGCCCCGCCGAGGGCAGCCTGCCCAATCCCCTGCCGGGCCAGTCCTTCGTGGACACCTGGGGCGCGGCCCGCAGCGAGGGGCGGCGACATGAGGGGGTGGACATCTTCGCGCCGCGCGACACGCCCATCCGGGCGACCACGCCGGGCGTCGTGCTCAACGTGGGCGAGAACCGCCTCGGCGGGCGCACGGTCATGATCCTGGGGCCGGGCGGGCAGCGGCACTACTACGCGCACCTCGAACGCTACGCCGACGTGCGGGAGGGCGGGTGGGTCGAGGCCGGGGACGTGATCGGCTACGTCGGCGACAGCGGGAACGCGCGGGGCACGCCGCCGCACCTGCATTACGGCATCTACGCGGCGGGCGGGGCGATCAATCCCTACCCGTTCTTGCAGCGGGAGGACCGTTCAGGCCCTCCTCGTCGCCAGGATCACGCATTCGCGGCGGCTGACCGGAACCTCGGCGCAGAGCAGGCGCGGGTGAGAGAACAGGCGGTCGCGTTCGGGGTCGCCGCCGTGCAATGA
- a CDS encoding NUDIX domain-containing protein: MTSAPRVNLSPSPHRTGRACVWIEHAGRVLMVGLEWGGWTLPGGGIDPGETGAQAAEREAWEECGARVEIVGEAVTIWGQSGVESLCYPARLLSLDPSPEGRPVAWVNPRSLPWADDVQLRQVLAGMGETPAVLALPERVRAALAETERLGFGRSCSLEVGRLLRTLAASRPGGRLAELGTGTGVGAAWLLAGMNDTARLFTTELDPERADVARRVLGDDPRAEVLGGDWREVLTYGPFDLIFSDCAPAKRETESLEVLVDALGPGGVLVLDNFSPAASLPASLHGGDPERDRLFSHPRLLCAEVPVSRRECVILATRRA, from the coding sequence ATGACCTCCGCGCCACGGGTCAACCTCTCGCCGTCCCCCCACCGCACGGGCCGCGCCTGCGTCTGGATCGAGCATGCGGGCCGGGTGCTGATGGTCGGCCTGGAGTGGGGCGGATGGACCCTGCCGGGCGGCGGCATCGACCCCGGCGAGACGGGCGCGCAGGCCGCCGAGCGCGAGGCGTGGGAGGAGTGCGGGGCGCGGGTGGAGATTGTGGGCGAGGCGGTGACGATTTGGGGGCAGTCCGGGGTGGAATCGTTGTGCTACCCGGCCCGGCTCCTCTCCCTCGACCCCAGCCCGGAAGGCCGCCCCGTCGCCTGGGTCAACCCTCGCTCGCTGCCCTGGGCGGACGACGTGCAGCTCCGGCAGGTACTCGCGGGAATGGGGGAGACGCCCGCCGTCCTGGCCCTCCCGGAGCGGGTCCGGGCGGCGCTCGCGGAGACGGAGCGGCTGGGCTTCGGCCGCTCGTGCAGCCTGGAGGTCGGGCGGCTGTTGCGGACGCTGGCCGCCTCGCGCCCCGGTGGTCGGCTCGCCGAGCTGGGCACGGGGACGGGGGTGGGAGCGGCGTGGCTGCTGGCGGGAATGAACGACACGGCGCGGCTCTTCACGACCGAACTCGACCCGGAGCGGGCGGACGTCGCTCGCCGCGTCTTGGGAGACGACCCCCGCGCCGAGGTGCTGGGCGGCGACTGGCGCGAAGTCCTGACCTACGGCCCCTTCGACCTGATCTTCAGCGACTGCGCGCCCGCCAAGCGGGAGACGGAGAGCCTGGAGGTGCTGGTGGACGCGCTGGGCCCCGGCGGGGTGCTCGTGCTCGACAACTTCAGCCCAGCCGCCTCCCTCCCCGCCTCATTGCACGGCGGCGACCCCGAACGCGACCGCCTGTTCTCTCACCCGCGCCTGCTCTGCGCCGAGGTTCCGGTCAGCCGCCGCGAATGCGTGATCCTGGCGACGAGGAGGGCCTGA
- a CDS encoding nucleoside deaminase codes for MEREGDPRTVGWHAALSEAWDAYGQGSYPIGAVVVNAQGEVIARGRNRLGEPRGVAGGVISGHDLAHAEINALLDLAGTPRPQVRTWTLLTTVQPCPQCAGAVAMSGLRALEYAAPDPWAGSTHILTHDPYVSRKGIRVGRAPEGVQRAALRLALTGFMEAWNAPDDPVLRAFAVHADDFAHAERLWVGGTLRALRSRGAALDEALAVLA; via the coding sequence GTGGAAAGAGAAGGCGATCCACGGACGGTCGGCTGGCACGCCGCCCTCTCCGAAGCCTGGGACGCCTACGGCCAGGGCTCGTATCCCATCGGCGCGGTCGTGGTGAACGCTCAGGGCGAGGTGATCGCGCGGGGACGCAACCGGCTGGGGGAGCCCCGTGGAGTGGCGGGCGGCGTCATCAGCGGGCACGACCTCGCGCACGCCGAGATCAACGCGCTGCTCGACCTCGCGGGGACGCCCCGCCCGCAGGTCCGCACCTGGACCTTACTCACCACCGTGCAGCCCTGCCCGCAGTGTGCCGGGGCGGTCGCCATGAGCGGCCTGCGGGCGTTGGAGTATGCGGCGCCCGATCCGTGGGCGGGTTCGACCCACATCCTGACCCACGATCCCTACGTGTCGCGCAAGGGCATTCGGGTGGGCCGGGCGCCGGAAGGGGTGCAGCGGGCGGCGCTGCGCCTGGCCCTGACGGGCTTCATGGAGGCGTGGAATGCGCCGGACGACCCGGTGCTGCGCGCCTTCGCCGTCCACGCCGACGACTTCGCCCACGCCGAGCGCCTGTGGGTGGGAGGCACCCTCCGCGCCCTGCGCTCCCGTGGAGCGGCCCTGGACGAGGCGCTGGCGGTGCTCGCATGA
- a CDS encoding GGDEF domain-containing protein, producing MPRPDILTRPAFEAAFEGLRGAPVTLAVLDLDHFKTLNDALGHTEGDRVLRSLERLLSGSLPTGSIVGRLGGDEYAALLPETVPETALILFDEVIRHFHIHRDPHWPRTLGLSVGLAARPAHAHTYADLSRAADEALLRAKREGRGRACIYVESKMVLKSNYYPKSQLERLAKLSGALGRTEASLLREALDDLIERHRGAL from the coding sequence ATGCCCCGACCCGACATTCTGACCCGGCCCGCCTTCGAGGCAGCCTTCGAAGGGCTGAGGGGAGCCCCGGTCACGCTCGCCGTGCTGGACCTCGACCACTTCAAGACGCTCAACGACGCCCTGGGGCACACCGAGGGGGACCGGGTGCTCCGGAGCCTGGAGCGGCTGCTCTCGGGCAGCCTGCCGACGGGGAGCATCGTGGGGCGGCTAGGCGGGGACGAGTATGCGGCGCTGCTTCCCGAAACGGTGCCCGAGACGGCGCTGATCCTCTTCGACGAGGTGATCCGGCACTTCCACATTCACCGCGACCCGCACTGGCCGCGCACGCTGGGGCTGAGCGTGGGCCTCGCCGCCCGGCCCGCCCATGCCCACACCTACGCCGACCTGTCCCGCGCCGCCGACGAGGCCCTGCTGCGTGCCAAACGCGAGGGGCGGGGCCGGGCCTGTATCTACGTGGAGAGCAAGATGGTCCTGAAGAGCAACTACTACCCCAAAAGCCAGCTCGAACGCCTCGCCAAGCTCTCGGGGGCATTGGGCCGAACGGAGGCGAGCCTGTTGCGCGAGGCATTGGACGACCTGATCGAGCGGCACCGGGGGGCGCTGTGA
- the groES gene encoding co-chaperone GroES translates to MLKPLGDRVLVEIIEEAEQKTAGGLFVPDTAKEKSQRGRVISVGSGKMLDNGTRVALDVKEGDTVYFAKYGGTEVSLDGKNYSILNERDILAIVE, encoded by the coding sequence ATGTTGAAACCATTGGGCGACCGCGTTCTCGTTGAGATCATCGAAGAAGCCGAGCAGAAGACCGCCGGGGGCCTGTTCGTCCCCGACACCGCCAAGGAGAAGAGCCAGCGTGGCCGGGTCATCTCCGTAGGCAGCGGCAAGATGCTCGACAACGGAACGCGCGTCGCGCTGGACGTGAAGGAGGGTGACACGGTGTACTTCGCCAAGTACGGCGGCACCGAAGTCAGCCTCGACGGCAAGAACTACTCCATCCTCAACGAGCGCGACATCCTCGCCATCGTGGAGTGA
- the groL gene encoding chaperonin GroEL (60 kDa chaperone family; promotes refolding of misfolded polypeptides especially under stressful conditions; forms two stacked rings of heptamers to form a barrel-shaped 14mer; ends can be capped by GroES; misfolded proteins enter the barrel where they are refolded when GroES binds), which produces MPKQLVFDENARRSLERGVNAVANAVKVTLGPRGRNVVIEKKFGSPTITKDGVTVAKEVELEDKLENIGAQLLKEVASKTNDITGDGTTTATVLGQAVVKEGLRNVAAGANPLALKRGIDKAVAVAVEEIKQLAVPVEDSDAIKKVAGISANDEQVGQEIANAMDKVGKEGVITIEESKGFDTEVDVVEGMQFDKGYISPYFITSPDTMEAVLEDAYILINEKKVSSLKDLLPVLEKVAQTGRPLLIIAEDVEGEALATLVVNKLRGTLNIAAVKAPGFGDRRKEMLRDIAAVTGGQVVSEDLGHRLENVGMDMLGRAARIRITKDETTLVDGRGNQAEIDARVNAIKAELDTTDSDYAREKLQERLAKLAGGVAVIRVGAATETELKEKKHRYEDALSTARSAVEEGIVAGGGTTLLRVIPAVRKAAESLEGDEATGARILIRALEEPARQIAANAGEEGSVIVNSVINSDKPRFGFNAATGEYVDDMVQAGIVDPAKVTRTALQNAASIGALILTTEAIVSDKPEKAAAAPAGGGMGGGDIGGMDF; this is translated from the coding sequence ATGCCCAAGCAACTCGTCTTTGATGAAAACGCCCGCCGCAGCCTGGAGCGCGGCGTGAACGCCGTCGCCAACGCCGTGAAAGTGACCCTCGGGCCGCGCGGCCGCAACGTCGTGATCGAGAAGAAGTTCGGCAGCCCCACGATCACCAAGGACGGCGTGACCGTCGCCAAGGAAGTGGAGCTGGAGGACAAGCTGGAGAACATCGGCGCCCAGCTTCTCAAGGAAGTCGCCTCCAAGACCAACGACATCACGGGTGACGGCACGACGACCGCCACCGTGCTCGGCCAGGCCGTCGTGAAGGAAGGTCTGCGCAACGTGGCCGCTGGGGCGAACCCCCTGGCGCTGAAGCGCGGCATCGACAAGGCCGTCGCGGTCGCCGTCGAGGAGATCAAGCAGCTCGCCGTGCCCGTCGAGGACAGCGACGCGATCAAGAAGGTCGCCGGAATCTCCGCGAACGACGAGCAGGTCGGCCAGGAAATCGCCAACGCGATGGACAAGGTGGGCAAGGAAGGCGTCATCACCATCGAGGAGTCCAAGGGCTTCGACACGGAAGTCGACGTCGTGGAGGGGATGCAGTTCGACAAGGGCTACATCAGCCCCTACTTCATCACCTCGCCCGACACGATGGAGGCCGTGCTCGAAGACGCCTACATCCTGATCAACGAGAAGAAGGTCTCCTCGCTCAAGGACCTTCTCCCCGTGCTGGAAAAGGTCGCGCAGACGGGCCGGCCGCTGCTGATCATCGCCGAGGACGTGGAGGGCGAGGCGCTCGCCACCCTGGTCGTGAACAAGCTGCGCGGCACGCTGAACATCGCCGCCGTGAAGGCCCCCGGCTTCGGTGACCGCCGCAAGGAGATGCTGCGCGACATCGCCGCCGTGACGGGCGGGCAGGTCGTGTCCGAGGACCTCGGGCACCGCCTGGAGAACGTCGGCATGGACATGCTGGGCCGTGCCGCGCGCATCCGCATCACCAAGGACGAGACCACCCTCGTGGACGGCCGGGGCAACCAGGCCGAGATCGACGCCCGCGTGAACGCGATCAAGGCCGAACTCGACACCACCGACTCCGACTACGCCCGCGAGAAGCTGCAAGAGCGCCTCGCCAAGCTGGCGGGCGGCGTGGCCGTGATCCGCGTCGGTGCGGCGACCGAGACCGAGCTCAAGGAGAAGAAGCACCGCTACGAGGACGCCCTCAGTACCGCCCGCTCGGCGGTCGAGGAAGGCATCGTCGCGGGCGGCGGCACCACGCTGCTGCGCGTGATCCCCGCCGTGCGCAAGGCCGCCGAGAGCCTGGAGGGTGACGAGGCGACGGGGGCGCGCATCCTGATCCGCGCGCTCGAAGAGCCTGCCCGCCAGATCGCCGCGAACGCGGGCGAGGAAGGCAGCGTCATCGTCAACTCGGTCATCAACTCCGACAAGCCCCGCTTCGGCTTCAACGCCGCGACGGGCGAGTACGTGGACGACATGGTGCAGGCGGGAATCGTGGACCCCGCCAAGGTGACCCGCACGGCCCTTCAGAACGCCGCGAGCATCGGCGCGCTGATCCTGACCACCGAGGCCATCGTCTCCGACAAGCCCGAGAAGGCTGCGGCGGCTCCCGCTGGCGGCGGCATGGGCGGCGGCGACATAGGCGGGATGGACTTCTAA
- a CDS encoding DUF72 domain-containing protein, whose protein sequence is MRVWIGCGGYSNDEWAAPGLIYEGVKKDAYLETYARSFDAVELNSSFYAIPGLKAFEGMARKSAGRTRFTVKVNKVFTHDRAPTDADFDRMLQSPEPLREAGLKGPYLAQFPYSFHRTGDNRKYLLGLAERFAGHELAVELRHASWDKPEVREAMAEYGLIWVSPDYPVVGGMPEPQVHVTTDVGYLRLHGRNKGSWWEGGSAAERHDYLYNRAEMDEWAEKIALVADDLSELYVFFQNTTKGHALKNIPMLRDALNARGIPVKTPDPADDGRLM, encoded by the coding sequence ATGCGTGTATGGATCGGCTGCGGCGGCTACAGCAACGACGAGTGGGCGGCTCCCGGCCTGATCTACGAGGGCGTGAAGAAAGACGCCTACCTGGAGACCTACGCCCGCTCCTTCGACGCGGTGGAACTCAATTCCTCCTTCTACGCCATCCCCGGCCTCAAGGCCTTCGAGGGCATGGCCCGCAAGAGCGCCGGGCGCACCCGCTTCACCGTCAAGGTCAACAAGGTCTTCACCCACGACCGCGCCCCCACCGACGCCGACTTCGACCGGATGCTCCAGAGCCCCGAGCCGCTGCGGGAGGCCGGGCTCAAGGGGCCTTACCTCGCTCAGTTTCCGTACTCCTTCCACCGCACGGGGGACAACCGCAAGTACCTGCTGGGCCTCGCCGAGCGTTTCGCCGGGCACGAACTCGCCGTCGAACTCCGCCACGCCAGTTGGGACAAGCCCGAGGTCCGCGAGGCGATGGCCGAGTACGGCCTGATCTGGGTCAGCCCCGACTACCCGGTCGTGGGCGGGATGCCCGAGCCCCAGGTCCACGTCACGACCGACGTGGGTTACCTGCGGCTCCACGGCCGCAACAAGGGCAGTTGGTGGGAGGGCGGAAGCGCCGCCGAGCGGCACGACTACCTCTACAACCGCGCCGAGATGGACGAGTGGGCGGAGAAGATCGCGCTCGTGGCGGATGACCTGAGCGAGCTGTACGTCTTCTTCCAGAACACGACGAAGGGGCACGCCCTCAAGAACATCCCCATGCTGCGAGACGCCCTGAACGCGCGCGGGATTCCGGTGAAGACGCCCGACCCGGCGGACGACGGGCGGTTGATGTGA
- a CDS encoding response regulator: MERRRILLVDDNPHDVELALNAFQEGGDGHEVQVAGSGSEALAALRCTKSLPDLILLDLKMPHMDGLAVLDAIRSEVATRDIPVVMLTTSGEDRDIQASYAHGASAYVVKPLDFGQFQEAVQTITDFWARLNRHPRFG, from the coding sequence GTGGAACGCCGACGCATCCTGCTCGTAGACGACAATCCCCACGACGTGGAACTCGCCTTGAACGCCTTTCAGGAGGGCGGCGACGGGCACGAGGTGCAGGTGGCGGGCAGCGGTTCCGAGGCGCTCGCCGCGCTCCGTTGCACGAAGAGTCTGCCCGACCTGATCCTGCTCGACCTCAAGATGCCCCACATGGACGGGCTCGCCGTGCTCGACGCGATCCGCAGCGAGGTGGCGACCCGCGACATTCCCGTCGTCATGCTGACCACCAGCGGCGAGGACCGCGACATCCAGGCGAGCTACGCCCACGGCGCGAGCGCGTACGTGGTCAAGCCGCTCGACTTCGGGCAGTTTCAGGAGGCGGTGCAGACGATCACCGACTTCTGGGCACGGCTCAACCGCCATCCCCGCTTCGGCTGA
- the hisF gene encoding imidazole glycerol phosphate synthase subunit HisF: MLTKRIIPCLDVQNGRVVKNVRFFENHRDAGDPLALARAYEAQQADELVFYDITATHEGRHLMLDVAARVAEQVMMPLTVGGGVNAVSDFRQLLLAGADKISVNSGAVRRPEVIREASDHFGAQCVVLSIDVKRRAGGAGWTVHVGGGRVDTGLDLLEWAERGQALGAGELCLNVMDADGTRAGFDLTATRAVASAVDLPVIASGGAGKLEDFRDVLGGGESGGHADAALAASVFHFGELTVPEVKTYLGREGLPVRPDWRDL, from the coding sequence ATGCTCACGAAGCGCATCATCCCCTGCCTGGACGTGCAAAACGGGCGGGTGGTCAAGAATGTCCGGTTCTTCGAGAACCACCGCGACGCCGGCGACCCCCTCGCGCTCGCCCGGGCCTACGAGGCGCAACAGGCCGACGAACTCGTCTTCTACGACATCACGGCGACCCACGAGGGCCGTCATCTCATGCTGGACGTGGCTGCGCGCGTCGCCGAGCAGGTCATGATGCCGCTGACCGTCGGGGGAGGGGTCAACGCCGTGTCCGACTTCCGACAACTGCTTCTCGCCGGAGCCGACAAGATCAGCGTGAACAGCGGGGCGGTGCGGCGCCCGGAGGTCATCCGCGAGGCCTCGGATCACTTCGGCGCCCAGTGTGTGGTGCTGAGCATCGACGTCAAGCGGCGCGCGGGTGGAGCAGGCTGGACCGTCCACGTCGGCGGCGGGCGGGTGGACACCGGGCTCGACCTGCTGGAGTGGGCCGAGCGGGGCCAGGCGCTGGGGGCGGGCGAACTCTGCTTGAACGTGATGGATGCCGACGGCACCCGGGCGGGCTTTGACCTCACGGCCACGCGCGCGGTCGCCTCGGCGGTGGACCTCCCCGTGATCGCCTCGGGCGGGGCCGGGAAGTTGGAGGACTTCCGCGACGTGCTCGGCGGCGGCGAGTCGGGCGGCCACGCGGACGCGGCCCTGGCGGCGAGCGTCTTCCACTTCGGCGAACTCACCGTGCCCGAAGTCAAGACCTACCTGGGGCGCGAGGGGCTGCCCGTGCGGCCCGACTGGCGGGACCTGTGA